In Cryptomeria japonica chromosome 10, Sugi_1.0, whole genome shotgun sequence, a genomic segment contains:
- the LOC131055523 gene encoding linamarin synthase 1, with protein sequence MARLVRTKMSASNCKGKMPHALLIPFPAQGHINPMMHLARKLASDGFFITFLNTEVSHQRMIKANKDTDMHHKSERIRMIFVPGGQLPKACGGKYLIEDIEFFFREVENCLGPSVIDKVVQEINDKNEEQNVTCIIADIWTCFGLHTVAKRHHILLAAFQTSLVSTFAIRYFGSKIVSLGLLPSDGIPKEDTIQKYLPSMPPLHSAHLPWLYGGEYLFQHGIRMGKEMANIEWILFNTFYELEPGVADDLSKEVGVYPIGPLISPEFLDGDRNMSTMATPSFWENDMECLEWLENQSEQSVIYVSFGSVAMLNNRQVEELALGLEATQRPFLWVVRSDLTDGATAVLPAGFLDRVRDRGCIVSWAPQLGVLSHPSIACFVTHCGWNSVQESITMGVPMLCWPYFADQFINSTYVVHVWKVGLPLKANNDGLIEKEEFRRAIERLVATEEGMTIREETKKWNGIAKNTVKEGGLSFTKYTLFVNAMMKFVKS encoded by the exons ATGGCAAGACTAGTAAGAACAAAGATGAGTGCCAGTAATTGCAAAGGTAAGATGCCTCATGCCCTTCTCATTCCATTTCCTGCGCAGGGCCACATAAATCCCATGATGCACCTCGCCCGGAAGCTTGCTTCTGATGGATTCTTCATCACCTTCCTTAACACCGAAGTCAGTCATCAAAGAATGATCAAAGCCAACAAGGATACAGACATGCATCATAAAAGCGAAAGGATCAGAATGATTTTTGTTCCTGGAGGACAGCTTCCCAAGGCATGCGGTGGGAAGTACCTTATCGAGGACATCGAATTTTTTTTTAGGGAGGTTGAAAATTGCCTCGGGCCTTCTGTAATTGACAAAGTTGTTCAGGAAATAAACGACAAAAATGAAGAGCAAAATGTCACTTGCATAATAGCAGATATCTGGACTTGCTTTGGCCTCCATACAGTGGCCAAACGCCATCATATTTTGCTGGCAGCTTTCCAAACGTCGCTCGTTTCCACCTTTGCCATCCGCTACTTCGGTTCCAAGATCGTCTCCCTAGGGCTTCTTCCTTCCGATG GTATTCCAAAGGAGGATACGATTCAAAAGTATCTTCCCTCTATGCCGCCGCTACACTCTGCTCATCTGCCATGGTTGTACGGAGGAGAATACTTGTTTCAGCACGGGATTCGTATGGGAAAAGAAATGGCTAATATCGAATGGATCTTGTTCAACACGTTTTACGAGCTAGAGCCTGGTGTAGCTGATGATTTGTCCAAAGAAGTGGGTGTTTATCCCATTGGTCCATTGATTTCTCCTGAGTTTCTGGACGGTGACAGAAACATGTCGACCATGGCTACCCCAAGCTTTTGGGAAAATGACATGGAATGTTTGGAGTGGTTAGAAAACCAGAGTGAGCAATCTGTGATCTATGTGTCTTTTGGGAGTGTGGCTATGTTGAATAACCGGCAAGTGGAAGAGCTTGCTCTGGGGCTGGAGGCTACCCAGAGACCATTTCTTTGGGTTGTACGCTCGGATCTAACGGATGGGGCTACCGCCGTCTTGCCTGCGGGGTTCTTGGATCGGGTTAGAGATAGAGGGTGCATAGTGTCTTGGGCTCCACAGTTAGGGGTGTTGTCCCATCCTTCCATAGCTTGTTTTGTGACCCACTGTGGATGGAACTCTGTACAAGAGAGCATCACAATGGGAGTTCCGATGCTCTGTTGGCCTTATTTCGCTGACCAGTTCATTAACAGCACATATGTTGTACATGTTTGGAAGGTGGGGCTGCCTTTGAAAGCCAATAACGATGGGTTAATAGAGAAAGAGGAGTTCAGAAGAGCGATCGAAAGATTAGTAGCTACAGAAGAAGGCATGACAATCAGGGAAGAAACGAAGAAATGGAACGGTATAGCGAAGAATACGGTGAAAGAAGGTGGGTTATCTTTTACTAAGTATACTCTATTCGTCAATGCAATGATGAAATTTGTGAAAAGCTAA